AACAAgaacttttaaaacaaatgattaCTAGTTGTAACACCATTATTAAAGAAACTCAATTCCATCATTAATAATGTGTAAAAATTGTCATACGGTGTAAAATCAAGCTATTTGGGGTCAGAGTGAAAACTTAATTGTTTCAATGGACTAAATTACATCATACTTGAGGCTGATTGTACCCGCTGTGCCCAGCAGAGCTGAAAAAAGGTGCAAATTGTCAGCCACGTCTTAGAAAATAATGGCATATTTCAAAAATTGACCAGCCTGCTGTGCATAATTATGGTTGCTAAACTATGAGTGGACAACAGCTGTTTGAGGGCACGAGTTTAGCAAACTATGCAGCGACTTTAACTGTAGTTGTTAGATTATAAAACCTGATTACAATCCAGCAACTTTAAGAATCATTACCTGAAGTAATGATTCAAGCAATCAAGAAGTGATAAACACCCACAGGtaagccaaaaataaaaaagcaaagagCATCAAACATTTCCAACCTGTTGcgaacacaaagacaaaaacacaaacagattcGATTCCGTTaagaatatatttaaaacatctttaattgTGCGGTTATAAAATTCAAACTGcgtagaaaaaatatttttcttaaacATCTAGCTCATTAACAAGAGAGTGAGTGTTGTACTATATATTTGAGATACAGTAATGCAGttttaaagtgatatttcactttttgacttttgcgACACATCATTCTCATGTGCTCTGACCCAATATGGGCTGTTCCAGGTGTAGTGATACTGTCTCCTCCCTCATCATCCCACTGCGGACTCTTCTAAcgcacaccaaaaaaaagaaacttaacTGGGGCAATGGAGTGGTTCCaagttgttgtttgtgtttgtgctttttgaGATGCAATTTCAGCTATTTCCAAAGTGGGGAATGGTTGCAGAAGATGAGCCAGGAGAGCTAGAACAACAACAGTGCTGGCACACCTCAGGGCCACCTGAGAGGCAGCAAGTCTGAGGCTGATTGTCGCCTCCAGAgaaatatcactttaaaaacAGATGCACAGTGTAAACAGCTGAACATGTACAAAATATGTAGCCCTGtagacaaataaagacaaatagaTTCtcatatgtttacattttaaaacaataaataaagatCCTTTATGACGCTGTGTGACAAAGGCCACACATTGTTCCCtattacagctttaaaaagttttttttttcttttttcatggcCATAAAACCTTTACGGTATATAAGTGAAATGTCAAGACATAGCATTAGTAAAATTGACCAATTAACAACCATGAtgtagtgtttttcatgtgcGCCCACACTTCACCTGTTTCACCTTAGAGGACAATTCAAGGAATGACTCAACgctgttgtaaaaaaaaaaaaaaaaaaaaacctggaaaaCTGCTTTCCACTTttaaaaaaccacacacacatacacacaaaaaacgaTCAAATTTAAAGCACTCATCTGTGAAAAGCCACTTAAATCCTCTACCTCTTCATCCATATCCTGATAAATCATATTTGTCTGCTTTACACCTTTGTTTACACTACAAAACTGAAGGTGCAAAAGCAAATGTGAAAATACAAGTGTCATTTTAATGGCGGTGTGTGTACAGATCCATTATTCAGAAACATACACATCTTTGAGGTTATTATATACTGGACATATTTACATTCGTTGTCAGTTAAAAGCAGGTGGACACAATTGACTAACACTGATATtaaccaaaaaacaacaacaaaaaaacacaaagtttcaGCCTATAGTAGCAGAAAGAGTTCAGCactaaatgtgctttttttttgtgaagtgAAGACAGAACCTGACAGACTGTTCAGGCAGGCTCCATGTTTCACACTGAACTGTGTCAGTCTGTGAAACCGTACAATATTACGGCCTCTGAGCAAGGACTTCGTTTCCCATGTTGCTCCTCTGTCACGCTCGCGGGCTGCCGTATCCCCCGTCTCCGCTGcggtgtctttgtgtgtgtttggttgtcTACACACCGCTCGCTTGagacagaaagcaaaaaaaaggggaaagcCGTGATTGAAGGACCTCAATCAGTAAATGAGGTTAAAGAATGATGTTGTGAGTGTCGCCGTTAGGCCGCGGCCTATTCGCGACAGGCGGCAGCGGCTTCTTGTAAAAGTCTGcgaaaggggaggaggaaaaaaaagggttgaCTGCGTTAGTTAAACTACATCCACTACACTGAGCcctggaataaataaataaaaatcattcaaTTTATTTCAAACTTAAAGCAACAAGAGAAAGACATGAGGTGTGGAAGATGCTGCTGCACAGAGGTggatgagagaaaaacatggaTGAGCACACAGACAAGCCTTTGAGTTGATTAAGACGTCTGCCGCCATGAAGGatccacacacattcaaacacatgcctggtgaagaggaaggagagggaaagaaacaGTGATGTGATACTAATTaacagtcaacacacacacctcgaAGCAGACAGAGTTCAGTGTTTGCTCTGCTGCAACGCCGACCACACTGAGAAATgtaccactgctgctgctgggaaacAAACAAGTCTGCATGACTTCACTCTTACAAACAgaaatgtctatttttttatgataaactttccaattaaaacattttgaacgGCAGCGCGTGCCAGAGCTGATTGAATAATTAGGCGTCTACTGTGAAGAGGAAACACTGACTCACTGCCGTGACAGTTAGTGAACGAGTTAATCTGCACTTAAGCCTGTGTTAGTGAGAATGTTAATGGATGATTTGGCGATATAACAAAAGGAGGTAATGCATGAAATGAGATGGCAGACGGATTGGAGAGGGATGAAACACGAAAGGACGTCAGACGCGGTTTTACCAGAATGTTTCGAGTCCCCGAGTGGCTCGAGTTTTGGCAGCCTAGAAGCTTTGGGTGTGGCCCATCCGACtacaagaaagaaaacatagGGAGGAGATTTGTTAATATAAATGTGAAAATCTGACGTGATGCCCAGGCTGCCTCCTCGCACCAGCAGCAGAATCCACACAGTCGATTCAAGCAGGATCAATCAAAGTTGTGTTAAAAGCATTCACAGCTCATGATGATACACAGACTGAcctggagggggaggaggggtggggctCTCTGCTGGCGCGTCCTCTGTCCTCAGCGGGTCCACCCGGTGCTTCCTCTTCAGGTGCAGCTTCCTCGTCTTCTTCTTGCTTTGCTCGCCTGTTGTGCCTGCGAGAGATGAGGAGACATTTTGGATGTACATTCCCCTAAATGAAGCCTCTCTACAGTCATGTTCAAATGTGATCACACGATTAATGGACTCGAGCAACTTTCAACTATTGCCATCTTTTTTCATCCCTTAATTCATTGTGCGATCAGGCTCTTAATGTGTAATTATCTGTATCGGATATTCTCCGAGCTTGGTGAAAGAACACAGGGTGAATATCAAGGAGTTAACTTGACTAGATgtctctttaaaaatgtaaaatatctcaAACAAATATTCGTTGAAGTCGCTGGGCGTTTGTTTAATCATTTGCTTTCAAAGTTGAAACCAGATTCAATATCTTTGCGAGGCTCTGACTTTCTTCTCGTGGTGCAAAGATGAAACCACAAGTTGCCGGCAAAGGATCTTCAAAGGTGCCCGCTGCCCTCACATCTTtaatttttacatcattttaaaataaacatgttggcACCAAGCTGATTTTACACACAGCTACTGAACTATTTGCCGAAGCTATTCTGAGTTGTTACttcaaaattgtatttacacatgaactaaactaaaatgtCTGGGGTGATTTAAGGATCTTAACACACTCACCTGAGCTGGCATTCTCTGGCGTTTGTCTCGTGTCATCTGGCTCGTCGTTGTCCTCCTCCTCGTAGTCCTCTTCCTCTTGATCAGCATCAGCCTTCAAACTGTTGGTCCGGTCCTCCTGCGGCTCTTTttgcctctttctctccttttctttatcCTCGTTCTGGGTGCACCATGAAGgccaaaattaaaattaaaaacagggcttaaatagaaaaaacataaagaagTTTCAAAGATGATCTCTGTGTCTGTACGCAGTCGTTACACACCTCGGATACGACGTTTCCGATTGGCTGGAAGGGGCTGGGCATGTTCTCGTCGTCGGGCTCCTCTTCCTGGATCTGCCTGCCCTCCTGTTCTGCCTCTTCCCGctcctgcctctctctgtgAACAGAATGAGATGTTAACCTTTTGGCATAATGATACACTTCTCCCTCGGTGACAGGGGGCAAATATAATTCAAGGGTGCATTTGTAAAAAATTGGTATTTTGTGGTATTCAGTGGGAGTTTGCACTTTTGTAATAAAAGCCACATTTGATTTTTACTGCAGTCTAAGAAAGCGAggacaaatgtatttttgaagGTGCACACTTTTGACATTTCCTCTGCTCCCTTATTTCATTCCACTCTGACAATCTTCTTTCTAATTTATCTTcctataaaaaatacatttctctcCGTATCTTCCTTCTCTGTATTCCACTTAGTCGTTCAAATAATGTTGTTTACCATCAGGACAGAAGCTAAGAAAGTTTTACAGTCAAGGTTAAGTTGTGTTTCCTCCCCGTCACACTCCATCACCCccctgtcctcacctctcctctcgtATCCGCCGCaccctctctgccctctccttCTTGTCTTGCTCCTCCTGAGCCTGCTGCTCGGCCGTGTCCTTCTGCACGCGCTCGGTAATGGCCTCGTAGTCTTTGGCAATGTTGCTGAGGAGCCAGTTCAGGCCCTTCTTGATGGACTTGTCGACCTTCTTGCCGTAGCCTAGCACTGCAGAGCACGGCTCCTGGAATAGGGATATAAATCAAGAGATGGAGCTTTAAAAGTCCTTCAATTCTGCACGTCTcttacaataaagaaaaagagcCAATTGCTCTCAAAAATAAACCTTGCTGTTTTGCTTTCTATACAAGGGTGAAACTACAGTTGCCCTTAATGTCACTCAATGCCGGTCCACAACAGGTGCAGAGACACTTACGATCTGACAGAGACACTTGTTCTCGTTAACAAGCTTCTCTAACGACAGGTTCTCGATGATGTCTGCTTCAGCCAGCGCTCCCTCTTGGTCTTGTTTGTTGGCGAGCCtgaaagcagagagggaaaacaaaaagaagtgaGTTACTGCAGTTGtgaaatggggggaaaaaaaggttgtaattcaagctaaataaataaaactgtactTTTCCTAGACTGGACTGGCTCCTAGCTTTAAGTACAGTGATCATATTCAATCTTTGCAGTTATAGTGGTTGAAATATCTGATGGAAATCTTATGGAAATGTGATTCTGCTCTGAATGTAGAGTTTTGATTTGACTACATTCTGCATACCTGAAGAAATACTTTAAAAACTCTTAGTGCCCTAACCTGTGGTTTGTGTCCTGATTACTGATTGGGCCGATGCATCCATGAATCAACCTGCAGTGTGCATTATTCAGCAGCTAATTGGACTGAGGTCTCCGATGTTTAGCCTGGGCAATTTCTTTATTATCTCCTCATCTTTTATACTTTCCCTGCTGTATCTCTGAGGGTCAaaggcctttttttctcttacagtttgaacatactgtacaactTCTTGACGCAGCATGTAAATGGAGATAAAAGTATGATCGCTCACACTAGTACTGGTTTGCCAGCGATGCGCGGGTGCTGGAGGACCTCGGCCATTGTCTCCCGTGTCTCCTGGATCCGCTGCACGTCGCTGGAGTCCACCACAAACACCACGCCGTGCGACTCCGAGTAGTAGTTCTTCCAGATGCCGCGGATTCTCTTCCCACCGCCTAGGTCGAAGATGGTCACCTCGAACTTGCCCTGCTTCAGGTCGACTTTGGAAAAACCGACTGTTGGGGCCACGTCCTGGGGATTATCTAAGGGACAAAAAATAGCAAACATGAATCAGCTTAGCAGAGAAAGCAGTCTGTGatgttaataaaatatttagcaCAACTTTTGCTGCACAATTTATTATGTTTCAGCATTTTAAAGGTGGacaaaaatcagaaaaaagtgTAACAAACAGTCCTAACCTCCTTGGATTCCTCGTACTGTGGCGGTCTTCCCTGCGTTATCCAGTCCCACCATCACCAGAGTCACTTTCCTGTAAGATAATAAAGTACAAAATGAATACAGATGAAGCACAGTGCCCAGACATCCCTGCTCAGAGATATGGTCCAGGCCTGTTAACAAAGGACAAAAGGAGAGACAGCGGTTGGTTTATGGCACCGTGACTGAGCCAGAGGAACACACTGGCATTATCTCTCGTGACGCATTTGGGTGCACATAAGCCAATTAATAATCTGAATGACCAATGTAATCAGAATTTGATAGgcgtgagtgagtgagtgagtaggCGATTATCAGCTGATTGCAACTACCTAACTATATTTACCCTATTGATGTAGCTCAAAATGCAACATTAGTGCTGATCAAATATCATTTTTACTATTAACATGAAGCCAAATTGATTAAATTGATTGTCTATATTCATTTTCCCTGAGAAGATATAATTGTTTATACATTTCTATTAAACAAATAATCTAAAATTGACATTAGCCAGTCTGATTAAAACACTCTCAGCTATAGTCATCAtctctaaaaaacaaacaaaaaaacctgtttgtgtgtcccgtgcagacacacaggagtggacacacactcagagagctCTGCAGCTTTGTTTGCACACATTTGAGCTGCAAGTTACAACAGACACCACAAAGTTGTTCAAAATGATCCAGAAATACTACTTATTCAAATTATTGTGGTTTGCACCATCATTTGCTACACTTATGCTAAAACCTGAGACTTTATCACAATTTGATTTCATGCATCCTTGATTATTCTGTCCAAAATACATATGAAGATGTTGAAGGTTTAAATATCATTTTACAATATAGAGTTTGGAGCCACTTTAAGACTGGATCCTTTAGGTCATTTTTCACCTTTTAACTCATGATGTTTATATTCTAGTTATGACAGCATCTTGCAAATTTAGACATTTGGAtaaatattcacacacataaacacaacagtaaacaaagaaaagatCTGAATCCACTGAATACACAATGAAAAACACCAAAGACCACAATGACCTAGAACCAGACGCACTCTGGAGTCATCCAGGACACGACCCACTTTTGTCTCGTGGCTCCATACTTAACTTTTAAACTTTCGGCGGAACGACATCAAGCGCACAATCCATCTAACTGTCCTCTGGAGCCAGTGGGCTTTCATCAGGGTAGTCTCTTGATATaaactctccaaaaaaaaaaaggtgcaataCTGACTGGCTGGCTCCCCTGTCCGCTAACCCATCACCTTCTGTCTGCAGCACAGCATTACAAACCCAGCGCAGCAAACAGGCCAAGACAGAAAGACCCACTGAACAGACCTGGCTGTGGGATTAGGTAAGGATTTCTGCCTAAATCCAAAGGATCAGATGCCTCACAAGTATCACGTGGGTTAAGCACTCACAGTTACGTTTTTGCTCTCTTCAGTCATTTAAGGCCTttcagaaataaaagaaatacacTGGAGAGCTGAGGACATGTCAATAAAGAGCACAGAATAGCAAAGGAACACTGTATGATTTCTGATTTCTTTGAAAGTTAACGGCTGAAATAATATCTTCATTATATCAGTGTGCTGGTTATTTCCTCTATAAGCAATTGGTTGTttgttctataaaatgtcagataatgGTGAAAACACTTTCCAAAAGTCTACAgagatgtcttcaaatgtctagTTTTGTTtgaaacagtccaaaaccccaaaatatttactttgcaatgaaataaataagaaaaaaagcagcaaatccttaAATTTAAGAGGCTGgaatgtttggcttttttttgtgtgaaaatgtaatttaatgatAAACTTATTATCACaatagttgctgattatttttctgtcaacTGACTTGTTGTTTCCGCTCTGTTAATATCTGTAAATGGGTAAAATAGTCCaatacatatgttttttttaaataaatcacgGCCATTGTAATAAAAAGGCAAACATGCAGAGAGtgctttctgtttatttatgtggCTGTGATGATTCAAGACAGCTAAAATATGAGCTGTCCTGTCATATTTGTTCACCACGAGGTATATAACAAAATGAAGGTTTAAAAATCTACCTATTGAACTTTTCTGTGATTGAAGATAATTGTATTTCTCTGTGTAAAAACACTAATGGATTACAATGAGTTTACCTGTTTCCAACTATCAGCTAAAACCTCAACTTTCCCAAAACTAATGGCACAATTTAAACAAgagctattaaaaaaaagtttcagagtaataataataataacaataatgacaCAATTTGTGATTCGTGAGATCTTCTGACTTACCTTGCAGGCTCTCGCCAGCGTTTCAGCCAGTTACAGCAGTTCGCCATCAGGCTAAACATCGCAATccgagagaggagagatgactTCAAGTGTTCATCTAGCCAGAAGCGTCTCAACACTTTCCAGCCCTGATTAGTGGCGACAACTAGCCGATTTCCTCTAACTTAACTACAGTTACATGGCGAGCAAACGCCTTGCCAAACGCATTGCCAGCTCTTAAAACTAACTATTAAAGCGCCTGTTGAATGTTATATGCGCACACGTTATTTGAGTTGACAtcaattttcaaaaaaaaaaaaaaaaaaaagcccaataCGTGTCCCGTTATCTGATGTGTTAGCTTATCTAGTTAGCCTAGCGGTGACGGCAGCCCTTTAACTCGTTTGGTTTTCAGCACACAACAGGCCACACGTCAAGTTACTGTctggaatatttttttaaaaccgtGAACTATAATATGttgtcataaataaataaacaggtaTCGCTCACGAAGCTTTAGCTACTTAGCTGGTTTATGGCTCTGCCCGCTTTGTTTACGTCGTCTTTTCTGCTGCTAGGCTGCGGGCGTGCTGACGTCATCTCCCGTAATCAACAAATCTGCGTCGTTTTAGTCCAGATTGACCACTGCTGGGAAAGAGCGCCCCCTGACATAAATCAGTGCTCATATGGACATTGAAAGAAGTTTTCTTTGCtgtcatcattcctcctgttcatactggctgttaAAAGATCTCCTCCAAATGcgctgttttaagacacatttgGTAGGACCTGCTTTTTATCTATTAGCTACTGTACCTAactcattatcatcattatcaacaACATCATTGatattatatgtttatatgtcatGGTGCATATTTGCTGTCTTCCAAATCAATGCCGCTATAATCAGTGCTGATATATGACTTTAACTGTATTATCCACTAAAAAAAGTTGTCagcatatgacacacacacacacacacacacacacacacacacacacacacacacacacacacacacacacacacacacacacacacacacagaatcataTAGAGCATTTGGAAAAGCACCAAAAAAACTAAGTGTACAAATTGTGTGGATAAAAACTCAAAGTAAAGActgaaaagttgttttttattcatgaaataGTCCCATAGCAGCAAGTATGTCTGTAAATGTCTTGAAATGAGAGAGAACACtgaacatgcacacatttataATACTATATCATTTGAACTCCCTTCATTTTAGCCTCAAGTATgattttaaatatagttttgGAACAATTGTTTGTTCCATACCACTGAACTGAACTGTCTTGAACCGAGAAGGAGAGAATGACACACTCAGCCACAGAGGCTGTGTTTACTTCACTTATTGCTTCACCAGAATCAGTGAATTTCCTCCTCTCTACTCTAGTGAAAGGTACTACATTAGAAGACAGCAGCTCTCCTTGACTGAGTCTGCAGGCTATTTTGTTGTTAGATTGAGTATCAAGTGTCTGTTAAGGCAAAGATAGATGCACTTTAATTCCTGGCCTGACTTATTGTCGCTATTCATCTCAGCGAGTGCTCACAGGTGAGTCTGCAGCCAGAGCAGTGAGGCAGGATGAAGAATGACCGCCGGAGGAAATATTACCTCCTCCTCAGACAACTTGAGCTAAGTTTTTATGAGATGTATCTGCTGGTCTCATTGCAATCATCTTTATTTGTTTACTGGGATCTAGTGTGAGTGTAGAAGATGACTAGACAGACAGTAATGAGGCCGTTGTCCTTTTGGCTCCAATTTAAAGAGCAGCTGAACTCATGACTGAAGTCTAAAGCctttaatgtaattattttcaatGTTTTGATTCTATGACAATATTATTACTGAATAGTCTCTGTTGGTAATACAtcaataatttattatttatttcagtgaacgctcacaaggcaaggcaagtttatttgtatagcacaattCATACACTGggtaattcaaagtgctttacagaagctggaaacacattttaaaaagtagaacgtataaacattatttattagtCACAACCGGTCACAACTCAACATGTCACTACAATATTTTATCAGCCGTTTTTTGTTAGTATAATTGctacaatatttttttcactCAGAAATTCAGTAATACACATTAAAActgtcataaaatgtttttcccaCTTCATTACTTTTC
The sequence above is drawn from the Scomber japonicus isolate fScoJap1 chromosome 24, fScoJap1.pri, whole genome shotgun sequence genome and encodes:
- the arl13b gene encoding ADP-ribosylation factor-like protein 13B isoform X2, translated to MFSLMANCCNWLKRWREPARKVTLVMVGLDNAGKTATVRGIQGDNPQDVAPTVGFSKVDLKQGKFEVTIFDLGGGKRIRGIWKNYYSESHGVVFVVDSSDVQRIQETRETMAEVLQHPRIAGKPVLVLANKQDQEGALAEADIIENLSLEKLVNENKCLCQIEPCSAVLGYGKKVDKSIKKGLNWLLSNIAKDYEAITERVQKDTAEQQAQEEQDKKERAERVRRIREERERQEREEAEQEGRQIQEEEPDDENMPSPFQPIGNVVSENEDKEKERKRQKEPQEDRTNSLKADADQEEEDYEEEDNDEPDDTRQTPENASSGTTGEQSKKKTRKLHLKRKHRVDPLRTEDAPAESPTPPPPPVGWATPKASRLPKLEPLGDSKHSDFYKKPLPPVANRPRPNGDTHNIIL
- the arl13b gene encoding ADP-ribosylation factor-like protein 13B isoform X3, translated to MFSLMANCCNWLKRWREPARKVTLVMVGLDNAGKTATVRGIQGDNPQDVAPTVGFSKVDLKQGKFEVTIFDLGGGKRIRGIWKNYYSESHGVVFVVDSSDVQRIQETRETMAEVLQHPRIAGKPVLVLANKQDQEGALAEADIIENLSLEKLVNENKCLCQIEPCSAVLGYGKKVDKSIKKGLNWLLSNIAKDYEAITERVQKDTAEQQAQEEQDKKERAERVRRIREERERQEREEAEQEGRQIQEEEPDDENMPSPFQPIGNVVSENEDKEKERKRQKEPQEDRTNSLKADADQEEEDYEEEDNDEPDDTRQTPENASSGTTGEQSKKKTRKLHLKRKHRVDPLRTEDAPAESPTPPPPPVGWATPKASRLPKLEPLGDSKHSASGV
- the arl13b gene encoding ADP-ribosylation factor-like protein 13B isoform X1, with amino-acid sequence MFSLMANCCNWLKRWREPARKVTLVMVGLDNAGKTATVRGIQGDNPQDVAPTVGFSKVDLKQGKFEVTIFDLGGGKRIRGIWKNYYSESHGVVFVVDSSDVQRIQETRETMAEVLQHPRIAGKPVLVLANKQDQEGALAEADIIENLSLEKLVNENKCLCQIEPCSAVLGYGKKVDKSIKKGLNWLLSNIAKDYEAITERVQKDTAEQQAQEEQDKKERAERVRRIREERERQEREEAEQEGRQIQEEEPDDENMPSPFQPIGNVVSENEDKEKERKRQKEPQEDRTNSLKADADQEEEDYEEEDNDEPDDTRQTPENASSGTTGEQSKKKTRKLHLKRKHRVDPLRTEDAPAESPTPPPPPVGWATPKASRLPKLEPLGDSKHSGKTASDVLSCFIPLQSVCHLISCITSFCYIAKSSINILTNTGLSAD